Below is a genomic region from Pectobacterium polaris.
CATGTCTGTTCAACAATTACCGAAAGACTTTCTGTGGGGCGGCGCGGTAGCGGCGCATCAAGTTGAAGGTGGTTGGGATCAAGGCGGCAAAGGCGTCAGCATTTGCGATGTCCTGTCCGGCGGTGCCCACGGCGTTGACCGTGTGATTACCGATGGCGTACAGCCTGGTGTCAGTTATCCAAACCATCAGGCGGTGGAGTTCTACTCCCACTATAAGCAGGATATTGCCCTGTTCGCCGAAATGGGCTTCAAATGCTTTCGCACCTCGATTGCCTGGACGCGTATTTTCCCCAATGGCGATGAGCTGGAGCCAAATGAAGCAGGCCTGCAATTCTATGACGACCTGTTTGATGAGCTGCTGAAATACAACATCGAGCCAGTGATTACGCTGTCTCACTTTGAAATGCCACATCATCTGGTTAAGCAATACGGCGGCTGGCTGAACCGTAAAGTGGTGGATTTCTTTGTTCGCTACAGCGAAGTGGTCATGAAACGTTACCAGTCCAAAGTGAAATACTGGATGACCTTCAATGAGATTAACAACCAGCGTAACTGGCAGTATCCGCTGTTTGGCTACTGCTGTTCCGGCGTGATTTTTACCGATCACGACAAGCCAGAGCAGGCGATGTACCAAACGCTGCACCACCAGTTTGTCGCCAGTGCGAAAGTGGTGAAGCTGGGTCATGAAATTAACCCGAACTTCAAAATTGGCTGCATGCTGGCGCTGGTGCCGATCTATCCGTGGTCGTGCCATCCAGATGACGTGATGTTTGCACAGGAAGCGATGCGTGAGCGTCATCTGTTCGGTGACGTGCAGCTGCGCGGTTACTACCCGTCTTACATCCTGAAAGAGTGGGCGCGCAAAGGCTATCAGATTGATATGCAGCCGGAAGATGAACAGACGCTGCGCGAAGGCTGCACGGACTATCTGGGCTTCAGCTACTACATGAGCAGCGCGGTACAGCTGGCAGCAAAAGGCCAGAAAAAAGAAGATGCGATCACGGGCTTTGACGGCGGTGTGAAAAACCCGCACGTGAAGGCATCGGAATGGGGCTGGCA
It encodes:
- a CDS encoding 6-phospho-beta-glucosidase is translated as MSVQQLPKDFLWGGAVAAHQVEGGWDQGGKGVSICDVLSGGAHGVDRVITDGVQPGVSYPNHQAVEFYSHYKQDIALFAEMGFKCFRTSIAWTRIFPNGDELEPNEAGLQFYDDLFDELLKYNIEPVITLSHFEMPHHLVKQYGGWLNRKVVDFFVRYSEVVMKRYQSKVKYWMTFNEINNQRNWQYPLFGYCCSGVIFTDHDKPEQAMYQTLHHQFVASAKVVKLGHEINPNFKIGCMLALVPIYPWSCHPDDVMFAQEAMRERHLFGDVQLRGYYPSYILKEWARKGYQIDMQPEDEQTLREGCTDYLGFSYYMSSAVQLAAKGQKKEDAITGFDGGVKNPHVKASEWGWQIDPVGLRYTLNSFYERYQKPMFIVENGFGAVDKAEADGSINDDYRIEYLKAHIDQMKKAVVEDGVELMGYTPWGCIDCVSFTTGQYNKRYGFIHVDKHDDGTGTFKRSKKKSFDWYKQVIASNGAEL